The following are from one region of the Brienomyrus brachyistius isolate T26 chromosome 4, BBRACH_0.4, whole genome shotgun sequence genome:
- the acin1a gene encoding apoptotic chromatin condensation inducer in the nucleus isoform X12: MLFETNKSGEVKQATADVPGPDIEVASDSNEGPAEESSTAKTFPVRKISLSASGKLSPGATPATTPPAAPLGSPTEADSSALAGRKRRWGSSAAVTAKKPSISITTDSLKSLIPDIKPTGGQEAVVELHPDEGRLSGDEEVAEREEMGEAELDKGLKIQRTVTQVVPAESQENGQEETRREEDKELPEIEKSQEESKEEKDIPMPVPMEMQAPAAACEADMKKVPPSDTLLRRSISQQKTGVSITIDDPLPSTKQPSPPRGKITNIVHVCNLVRPFTLGQLKELLSRTGTLLEEDFWIDKIKSHCYVTYSSTEEALATRSALHGVKWPQSNPKFLSVDFAEKEEVDFHRGLVVPERGPGEEPPGPAARPLERDQRAEREREMERRERARGEREWDRDKVRDFGRPGEEREGAERRSRSRDRERRRKERGKSKERKADKKEKAPEEPPAKLLDDLFYKTKAAPCIYWLPLTDEQVVQREKERAERMKEREKRRKEMQEEEERKREEERKERMKGREKEGGGGSGATEGGGRGDGERERERGRERDRERERDGEKKKEAQRSRGGESRATGGSSGARRSRSRSNPPGRDRRH, translated from the exons ATGCTGTTCGAAACCAACAAAAGCGG GGAGGTGAAGCAGGCCACAGCAGACGTGCCTGGCCCGGATATAGAGGTGGCTTCAGATAGCAACGAAGGGCCCGCAGAAGAG AGTTCCACAGCGAAAACATTCCCGGTCCGCAAGATCTCACTGAGTG CAAGTGGAAAGCTGTCTCCGGGAGCCACCCCTGCCACGACACCCCCGGCCGCCCCCCTCGGCTCACCGACCGAGGCGGACTCTAGTGCTTTGgcggggaggaagaggagatgGGGCTCCAGTGCTGCTGTGACTGCCAAGAAGCCTTCCATTAGCATCACTACAGATTCGCTGAAG TCCTTGATCCCAGACATCAAGCCCACAGGGGGGCAGGAGGCCGTGGTGGAGCTGCATCCGGATGAGGGCCGGCTGTCTGGGGACGAGGAGGTCGCCGAGCGGGAGGAGATGGGAGAAGCCGAGCTGGACAAAGGACTAAAGATCCAGCGAACCGTCACACAG GTGGTTCCCGCTGAAAGCCAGGAGAATGGACAGGAGGAGACAAGAAGGGAGGAGGACAAGGAGCTTCCCGAGATCGAAAAGAGCCAGGAGGAGTCCAAGGAGGAGAAGGACATCCCCATGCCGGTGCCCATGGAGATGCAAGCCCCCGCGGCTGCCTGCGAGGCTGACATGAAGAAGG TGCCGCCCAGCGATACGCTGCTGCGCCGCTCCATCAGCCAGCAGAAGACGGGCGTCTCCATCACTATAGATGACCCGCTTCCCAGCACCAAACAACCTTCACCCCCCCGCGGCAAAATCACCAACATCGTCCACGTCTGTAACCTG GTGAGGCCGTTCACCCTGGGTCAGCTGAAGGAGCTGCTCAGCCGCACGGGCACTCTGCTGGAGGAGGACTTCTGGATCGACAAGATCAAGTCGCACTGCTACGTGACT TACTCCAGCACAGAGGAGGCGTTGGCCACAAGGTCTGCCCTGCATGGGGTGAAGTGGCCCCAGAGCAACCCCAAATTCCTCAGTGTGGACTTTGCAGAGAAGGAGGAG GTGGATTTCCACCGTGGCCTTGTGGTCCCAGAGCGTGGCCCCGGTGAGGAGCCTCCGGGGCCCGCAGCACGGCCCCTGGAGCGTGACCAGCGGGCAGAGCGCGAACGTGAGATGGAGCGCCGGGAGAGGGCCCGCGGCGAGCGCGAGTGGGACCGCGACAAGGTCCGGGATTTCGGCCGGCCCGGCGAGGAGAGGGAGGGCGCTGAACGGCGCTCCCGGTCACGGGACCGAGAGCGGAGGCGCAAGGAGCGCGGGAAGAGCAAGGAGAGAAAGGCGGACAAGAAAG aGAAAGCTCCGGAAGAACCACCAGCCAAACTGCTGGACGACCTGTTCTACAAGACCAAAGCAGCCCCTTGTATATACTGGCTTCCCCTCACTGATGAACAG GTGGTACAGCGAGAGAAGGAGCGTGCGGAGCGCATGAAGGAGCGGGAGAAGCGACGCAAGGAGatgcaggaggaggaggagaggaagcGGGAGGAGGAGCGCAAGGAGAGGATGAAAGGGCGTGAgaaggaggggggagggggaagcgGGGCGACGGAGGGGGGTGGCCGGGGGGACGGAGAGCGGGAGAGGGAGCGTGGCCGGGAGCGGGACAGGGAGCGGGAGCGGGACGGGGAGAAGAAGAAGGAGGCGCAGCGCAGCAGAGGTGGGGAGAGCCGAGCAACAGGGGGCAGCAGCGGGGCCCGGCGCTCCCGCAGCCGCAGCAACCCCCCCGGTCGGGACAGACGCCACTAA